In Deltaproteobacteria bacterium, the genomic stretch AGTCATGAGACCATTTTGGAGCTTCATTATCACCGCCGTCAGTGCATGGACCATGCTCTTTGTGTCGCTCTGGACCCTCGACCAAAGCGGCGTTCTTGACGGTATGCCGGGTCGTATCTCTTACAGCTTTACGTTTTTCATGCTCGTCATGGTGATTCTCCTCATTTCCCTTCAAGCCGGTGAACTCACCTACTCTCTTCGCTCTAGTATTGGCGGCGCAGTATTCGGTGCCTTGGGTATCGGGCTCGCTTTACAGACAGTGCAGCCCGGCCTGCTGCTTGCTTATCTTACAGGCAGCTTCCTCATCGGTGGTGGGATGTGGCTTACCGCCTCATTGGGCCGCGAGGTTGTCAGTGCCACTTATCTTTGGCCGCTCACTCTGGTGGTTGTTTTGATGGATACTTGGAGCGTGCTCTCACCAAGCGGTATCACCCACCAAATCATCCAAGAGGTCCAAGTCGCTGAGCGATTCAACTTCATGATTCTTAACTTGCCCATTCCAGGCGTAGGGCTAGAACCTATTTTGGGAATGGGAGATGTTTTGTACCTAGGGTTTATGGCCGGCGCAGTGACTCACCTAGGCTTATCAAGCCAGAAGTATCTCACCGGTGCTGGCATTGGATTTATCCTTTGCCTGGTTGCTCTAATGATTTGGGAGCAACCGCTACCGGCTTTAACCTTCGTCGCACCGGCCATTACCATCGCCTTGGGCAAAGAAGCAGCGAGCACCACCAAAGAAATACTCACGGCCGTAGTCTTTGTGGCGGTCCTCTTTGGCATCAAAACCCTAATCCTGGGTTGAGCCTCTGCTCTTACAATCCCTTACTACCTCAAGTGTATGATTTATATAGACAATTTAATTGAGCCAAGGCCGAGGCTTTGACCTTTTTTAGAACGCGTTCTAGTTTCTAACCGGACGCAAACAACGCACCCGAAGAGGAAGCAAACGCATGAGCAACAGTTTTGGTGAAAAGATTCTTGATGGCAAAGTCGCTTTTGTAGCTGGCGGCACACGCGGTTTTAACTTGGCCATTGCTCAAAAATATGCCGAGCACGGTTGCAAAGTTGTGGTGTCCAGCCGCAACGAAGAGCGCTGCTCCACCGCGGCCCAAAGTATCATCGACATGGGCGCCGAAGCCATGGGCATTCCCTGCGATGTGCGTGACTACGATGCCCTTCAAGAAGTGTATAAGCACACGAAAGAGAAGTTTGGCCCAATCGATTTGGTAGTCGCCGCGCAAGCTGGCAACTTCTATGCACCCGCCATCGGCATGAGCACCAATGCTTACCGCTCCATCATCGACATCGACCTCATCGGTACCTTCAATGTCTTTCGAGGCGCGTTCGAACACATCAATCGCCCCGGCGCCTCCATGCTGGCCATTACGGCTCCTGAAGGCGTGCGACCTCTACCCTTCCAAAGCCATGTGTGCGCCGCCAAGGCAGCCGTCAACATGCTTCTAAAGTGTTTGGCCGTGGAATGGGGCCCTGCGGGTGTAAGAGTGAACGGACTCTCTCCTGGCCCAATCGAAGGCTCCTGGGGCATGGACAACGTGATTGCCAAAGACCCAGCCATGAAAGAAACCATCACCAATGCCATCCCGCTTAAGCGTTGGGGCGTAGATAAAGACATCGCCGATGGCGCGCTCTTTTTAGCATCGGATGCAGCCAGCTGGATAACAGGAACCATCTTGGACATCGACGGCGGTGTAACCATTGCCAGCCCAGGTTCAGGTGACACCGATGCAGTGAATTTTGGGGATAACGATAAGGTGAGAGGCCCGGGTAAAGGGGACCGCTGAGGGGGTTATTCTACCGAACTCATTTCCACTTCCGCAGCTTCAAGCTCAACAGAGGCATTCACAGAGGCGACCGGAGGCTCTTCGACCGACATCATCTCTGATGAAGAATCCGTTCCATTGCCACCGAATTCTACCTCGCTAAAGTCGGTACTCGCCTCTTCATTCTCCACTGAGAACACATTCACACCGAAGAGATTGTCTACGATTTCAACTTCTGAGAGTTCTACGGACGCACCACCAGACGTGCCTCCTGCGTCGGTTACCTGCACCGCGGCTCGAGAAAATCCCATGACCACACCGCTTGAGATACTGGCACTACCTCCCCAAAAGGCAGAAACACCATCTCGGTCGAAGTCGTCGATATCGAAATCGTCGATGTCAAAGTCGTCAATTTCAACACTGCCCTCTTCGTTTTCTACTTCTTCAACTTCATCGAAGTCATCGATGTCGAAATCGTCTATCTCCACGCTTTCTCGTGTTTTACCCAGAAGTACCGCATTTCCCAGACGC encodes the following:
- a CDS encoding SDR family oxidoreductase encodes the protein MSNSFGEKILDGKVAFVAGGTRGFNLAIAQKYAEHGCKVVVSSRNEERCSTAAQSIIDMGAEAMGIPCDVRDYDALQEVYKHTKEKFGPIDLVVAAQAGNFYAPAIGMSTNAYRSIIDIDLIGTFNVFRGAFEHINRPGASMLAITAPEGVRPLPFQSHVCAAKAAVNMLLKCLAVEWGPAGVRVNGLSPGPIEGSWGMDNVIAKDPAMKETITNAIPLKRWGVDKDIADGALFLASDAASWITGTILDIDGGVTIASPGSGDTDAVNFGDNDKVRGPGKGDR